The nucleotide sequence CTCAAGATGGTGAATTGCAGCTTCAGCGAACTGATTTCTACAGCAGCAATAAAGATTGTCCTCCGGCGTGTATTTTTTAAATAAGTATTTGCCTGTGCCTGCCGGAAAACAAGAACCTGTTATCATAGCAAGAACATACAAGACAAACCGAATCAAATGTTTTAATATTAGGTATAATGGCAGGATATATCTCTCAGCATGAAATTGTTATTAAGGACAGCGTTTTGAGATTATGAAATATCAGGGTAATATAGATACTGTAAAGTTTGCGCGAGCCGCGGATCTGGGCAATCTTGAGTTTCTCCATGCCACGTTTATTTTGCATTCATTCCCCAGGCATACCCATGAAACATTTGCCATAGGTGTCATAGAAAGAGGTGTACAGGCAACATATTATGGCGGCTCAACACATATTGCAACTGCCGGCGATATCTGTCTTGTGAACCCCGGTGAAGTCCATACAGGGTTTTCGCCCCATGAATCCGGATGGACATACAGGGTTTTCTATCCTGATGCCTCTCTCCTTCAAAGGACGGCAGAGGCTGCTTGTGTACTGGGTAGACGGCTGCCGCATTTCCCGTCACCGATCATCAAGGATCAGCCCCTCTCCCAAAATATCCTCCTTTTCTTGAAATTACTCGAAGAATCGGATGTTTCCCTTGAGAGGGAATCACTCCTCTTATCCGTTCTCACACAAATGATCCAAAGACATGCCGATGCCGGAGAAGGCAGGGCTGCATACTGGAAAAAAAAGAGGTGTGCCGTAAAGACGGTACTGGAATATCTGGACGCACATTTTACAGAGAATGTTACACTCTCTGAGCTTACCGATATTACCGATATGAGCGAGTTTCACCTCCTGCGCCTTTTTCGCGGTGAAGTCGGGTTGCCGCCCCATGCATATCTTATCCAGAAACGTATAAACTATGCTAAAAATCTGCTCTCTCAGCGTCTTACCATTGCACAGACCGCCCTTGAAGCAGGGTTTACCGACCAGAGTCATTTTACACGGCGCTTTAAGAAAATCATGGGCATTACCCCAGGGCAATACTGCCGTAACAGCAATATCGTACAAGAAAGAATCTGAAGCTTTCCTTATAATTTATAAAGGTCATTCATATACGGTATTGTACCGGTTATGCGATACCAAGTTGCCCTCATTTGCAACTTGGTATGAACATCAAAACAAGGAGGTTTTTTTATGATAAGAAGATGCAGCGATACGGATTTTGAAGTAATACTCGACATAATAAACGATGGAGCAAGGGCTTATAAAGGTGTGATACCCGATGATTGTTGGCATGAACCGTATATGACGCATGAAGAATTAAGCTTTGAAATACAGGACGGTGTTCTTTTCTGGGGGTATGAGGAGAAAGGCCGTCTGATCGCCGTTATGGGTATACAGGATAAAGGCGATGTGATGCTTATCCGTCATGCCTATGTGCGCACAGCAATGAGGAACCAGGGAATTGGCGAGAAGCTGCTCCGTTTCCACGCATCTAAAACAGTCAAGCCGATACTCATCGGTACATGGGCGGATGCGGTCTGGGCAGTAGCCTTCTACAAGAAGCATGGATACTTGCTCCTTGAGACAGAAGAGAAGAACCGTTTGCTGATGCGATACTGGACTATCTCAAAGCGCCAGATAGAAACCTCTGTGGTGCTTGCAGATAAGAAATGGACCGGCATATGAGCAGGCAAAAAGCCCTAGTTCTATGATAGCTAAATGGCATCATATCTCGTACATACCCTCGAATTCTACACCCTTTTTCTCCAGTATTGTCCTGACAGGGTCGCTGTTTATAGAGTCTATTCTTATGCAAATACCGCAATCGGAACTCAGATGTCGCGGCACAGGGATCATTTTACAGGGAAACCCGGCTTCAGTCAGCACTTTTTCAATACGAAAGACATGGCCTGTGCTGTAAGCTATGATAACAGTATGTGTCCCCTGAGGATCAGTCTTTTTCATACCTCTTGAGTGAGTCGGGCAACAGCTTCAATCGCTGCATTTACATCCTCTTCAGTATTGAATATGCCCAGTGAAAGACGCAGTGTTCCTGACGGAAACGTGCCAATTGTACGGTGTGCGGCAGGAGAGCAATGCAACCCTACACGACACAGAATACCGTACTCCTCATCAAGGCGCAAGCCTGCCTCTGATAGTTCAAGTCCGTCAATTTCCAAAGAGATTATCGGTGCTTGCAGTTGTGCATCCTTGCTTCCGTACACGGTCACGCCCGGTATTGCCGCCAGGCCATCGATCATCCTCTGGGTCAGCAACACTTCGTGCGTCCGGATTGTATCCACACCGCGTCCCATGATCCACCTTACACCGGCATTCAACCCCGCCAATCCGACTACATTAGGTGTCCCGCTTTCATAAATATCAGGCAGAAAATCCGGCTGTTCTTCATGTTCCGAGTAACTACCCGTTCCTCCTCTTTTAAGAGGCCTCATAAGCGCTGTATTCACGCGATCCCCGACAATCAGGCC is from Pseudomonadota bacterium and encodes:
- a CDS encoding GNAT family N-acetyltransferase; the encoded protein is MIRRCSDTDFEVILDIINDGARAYKGVIPDDCWHEPYMTHEELSFEIQDGVLFWGYEEKGRLIAVMGIQDKGDVMLIRHAYVRTAMRNQGIGEKLLRFHASKTVKPILIGTWADAVWAVAFYKKHGYLLLETEEKNRLLMRYWTISKRQIETSVVLADKKWTGI
- a CDS encoding AraC family transcriptional regulator, with the translated sequence MKYQGNIDTVKFARAADLGNLEFLHATFILHSFPRHTHETFAIGVIERGVQATYYGGSTHIATAGDICLVNPGEVHTGFSPHESGWTYRVFYPDASLLQRTAEAACVLGRRLPHFPSPIIKDQPLSQNILLFLKLLEESDVSLERESLLLSVLTQMIQRHADAGEGRAAYWKKKRCAVKTVLEYLDAHFTENVTLSELTDITDMSEFHLLRLFRGEVGLPPHAYLIQKRINYAKNLLSQRLTIAQTALEAGFTDQSHFTRRFKKIMGITPGQYCRNSNIVQERI
- a CDS encoding DUF3343 domain-containing protein; this encodes MKKTDPQGTHTVIIAYSTGHVFRIEKVLTEAGFPCKMIPVPRHLSSDCGICIRIDSINSDPVRTILEKKGVEFEGMYEI